GCATTGACAATCCAGTTACGAACAGTTTCACCTGCGCGCTTGATTCTGATTATACGCATTGAAAATCCTCTTGAATAAGACAGCATGTGTGCTCATTAGTTCTACATTTTCATTGTAGTTTTTCAAAATCCACAAGTCCCTTAAGAATACTTTGGGGAAAGAGGCAATATGTCATTACACTTTGACCATTTCAAGGGGCGGTAACTGTAAtgtaacattgaaacaaaagttAAGGAACCTACACACGACTTGGGTGATTAGAGTATGTTCGAATGTTTTAAGAATAGTTGTAGTTAAAATTACCTCTTATACTGAACAAGGAAAAATGGTTGTGGTGTACAGTTAAAGAAATCCAGGTTTTGCgtgtatttttcatatttaggGGACAATGGTTTCAGGAAAACTCCAGCAGAATCCGAGTAATGGAACATAGatatgatgttttaaataatatattatttattaatacaaataaaaaccaaaactTAAGTGCGGTCGACTTCTCGACCGACCGTAGATGAGATGTTATTGTTTCCATCTGCAACATGGGCCTAATTATGTCAATACGTGCATGAACTTGTAGACTTGTACAATTGTAGAATGCACACACTAAGCAAAGGTAAGCAAAGTAATTATGTTACTTGGTTCACCGAACAACAAAAGAATGGCTGCTTTGGTCAACATTTGAGGTTCCACCCTGGCTGCCCAACATAGATAACAAACGTAGATATCCTAGTATGCAAGCAACTAGAACAGTATATTTGGACTGTCAGAAATATATTGAGACCAAATTCAAAACATGgaaaataaagatttatcaaGTTTATTACGAAAGTTGATAAAAACCGCTTTCCTTGTTGTCGTTTGGATATGTATAGTAAGTACACATCTTGACCCAAGTATATAGCTACATTTTTAAAAAGCCTTaaaaagcagcactctcacagattaaacgtttgaaaacttttttatattttgtctttgaacgagccatattttgcgacattccatggaaaccagttatataagactgctgacaaaaaaaaatagatcgcagatttttatatttaagttcaaaaattgatgttttatgcatttttcttaactgttagtaacggtttaagctataaaacattaattttcgaatggaaatatgaaaatctacgatctgattttttgtcaacaatttaACATCattgggttgcagatatttacgctaaaatttgctctttccaagacaaaaaataaaaaagctgtaaaaatggtaaatatgtgagagtgcagctttaaacacgTCTCTAATTACGGGCATTTTGACCGCAAATTCACACAATCAGCTTATTAGACTAAATAGCGCTAGGCTAGGAAAGGAATTTACATAAACTTCCGATCATTAATTTccataatattgtttatgtttttgcatgtttaactggaataaaatactgtttaacGTAAGTACACATCTCTTCTCTCAGAACATGTCGGACAATACATTTGAAGAAACGAACCGGTTttctgcaataaattttaactCTTGTTTAATGCCTTTAGCTTTTTAAAGCAACACAAATTCACCCtggcaaaatgaaataaaaccaaCAGTACTTTCGAgtgtattattaatttgttaCTATTAGTTTTTGATCTaatggccccaatttctcgaaaattcttaactcgcttatttcaattagccaaaatacatactgaaaatggattttgatatgtgaaaaatggtttattctgataatcatacagattattcctacataatttctaagaattcttgaagaagtaaatataacacattttatagaacaacaaaaatagtgagatttgCTTAATAAGGgattaagaagtttcgagaaaatgaGGCCAGAACGTTGCTTCCTTTACAAACGCGTCAGACACggattatcattattttttcagGGTCTTTGTCTCGAAATCACCGGGCCTACACTGATCGACCTCAAACTAAGAACACACTCAAACTTTGAAGCAGTGGCAACGGCCGTTTCTGGACGAAGCGCCGGGTTTTTCATCGGTTCTGCACTAGGGGGCGTTTTGGTAGACAAACTAGGGCGATTTTCGGACTTGATTCTTGCCATAAGTTTAGACTTGATGGCAGGGTTTACGGCGGCACTACCCTGGGCGCGGATGACGGAGCTTATGTTTGCCATCAGCCTCTGTGCTGGCACATGCGAAGGCGTCATCAATATCGGTAGGTTTTTGCGTTAATATTTCTAGGTATGCCACATGGGCTGCATTGTTACCGTCCGATGTCGATGATTTGGAAACAATTGCGAAACAATAGTAAATTATGTTCTGTAAAATAAACGGTACGCTCATGACTTTGTGTAACGATAACACGAATTTGAGTTGAACTCTTTTTAGCTGGTCAGAAACTGATCATAAACATGTGGCAAGAGAAGTCTGCCTCGCCGCTACATCTTCTACACGCTGGGTTTGGTTGTGGATCGTTCATCATCCCGCTTATTGCAAACCCATTCTTGGCTGTCCTGAGGGGTGCAGATAACAACTTATCGGACATCTCAACGTTAGCGCCAACTACAACGGCAGAACCGGTTTACCTAAAGCAATCAAGAATAGAATACGCTTATGCAATCGCTGGAATGATCGTAGTTGTTGTGTcatttgtgttttatgtgtaCCATTTCACCGGAATACGGGACAGTAAAGCCGTTGTTAAAAGTGAAAGTGAAGGGGATACATCCAAGCCATTATCCTTTCGTCAGATGTTCAATCCTGCAACATGTACGGGTGGACGGTTTTTCTACGGATTGGAAATCTTTGTATTGGTAGCGTTGTTCTTTTTCCAAGCCACGGGCGGTGAACGTGTAGGTGGGAAATTTATACGTACGTTCGCAATTGACTATCACaaattctccaatgatgacggTACCTACATAAACACGGTATTTTGGATAACCTTCACTTGCGGACGCGTGGCAGGTTTTGTCGCTGCAAATTGGATACCAATTCGCATACTGATACTTATTGAAACAGGCGGTTGTCTTGCTGGATCGATCGCACTAATGTTTTTTGGTACCAGCGGGCCTCTTGCATTGTGGGTGATAATGCCAATATTAGGGTTTTTCATAGCCCCACTTTTCCCATCCGGAATAGGCTGGGCTAACTTCCACATTGACGTCACCGGAATAGCGATAACCGTGTTCTTACTTGGTGGATCTGTAGGTGCACTCGTATATATGAAGGTCATTGGATTTTTGTACGACAACTACGGtccaaaaatgtatatatacacattgcTTGCGTACGGTATCGGTGCATTTGTGCTTGCAGTGCTTATGGATCTGGTCGGAGCTCAACATGGCAATCGTTTCAACtggaaaaaagaagaaaaggacATCCCCGTCGAGGGACATATATCCGAGGAcgttaatgaaataaaactgtgATTATCAAACATCACATTCCATCACTACCGTTCATGGAGTTTTCGAtcgtgtttaaaaaaaaaacgtttgcaaaatgttatataatataacgcACAAACCCAAACGGATAAGctttttttgtctaaatttgacttttctttctcatttatatttatcataga
Above is a genomic segment from Mya arenaria isolate MELC-2E11 chromosome 2, ASM2691426v1 containing:
- the LOC128224784 gene encoding sodium-dependent glucose transporter 1A-like; this encodes MENKDLSSLLRKLIKTAFLVVVWICIGLCLEITGPTLIDLKLRTHSNFEAVATAVSGRSAGFFIGSALGGVLVDKLGRFSDLILAISLDLMAGFTAALPWARMTELMFAISLCAGTCEGVINIAGQKLIINMWQEKSASPLHLLHAGFGCGSFIIPLIANPFLAVLRGADNNLSDISTLAPTTTAEPVYLKQSRIEYAYAIAGMIVVVVSFVFYVYHFTGIRDSKAVVKSESEGDTSKPLSFRQMFNPATCTGGRFFYGLEIFVLVALFFFQATGGERVGGKFIRTFAIDYHKFSNDDGTYINTVFWITFTCGRVAGFVAANWIPIRILILIETGGCLAGSIALMFFGTSGPLALWVIMPILGFFIAPLFPSGIGWANFHIDVTGIAITVFLLGGSVGALVYMKVIGFLYDNYGPKMYIYTLLAYGIGAFVLAVLMDLVGAQHGNRFNWKKEEKDIPVEGHISEDVNEIKL